The following proteins are encoded in a genomic region of Leptospira fainei serovar Hurstbridge str. BUT 6:
- a CDS encoding FAD-dependent oxidoreductase, with protein MKIAVIGSGIAGLSACWYLGKEHEVTLIEKHSLIGMDAHGTDLDWNGKSIRIDVPFRAFKKNYYPCLLDLFKEADIAVRPVDYSFSLNYGDGTTYFGFSTFALGGNFFPIPYVACFSNSKSRRIFSDAMRFYEESGTQLETLNEEQLTISEFLHKFRYSRDFEDQYLIPMFSTINTCTSESAKNYPAEAVIRYHSKGLKFLRFLTAEKGTRDITNRLASRASKILLNSEPKQIILNGNKVRLLFDNHEEYFDRVVIAAPANQAISMLPDEHSREKELLSSFKYESSEVVTHSDPKFMPKQKRHWAPMCFALSKDGSRATATILLNKVLPEMGGKPVFQTWNPLIEPQPNSILSRSKFERPVIDLASKEMIRELKALQDMPGRKVWLCGSYARYGIPLLEAGVSTALDVKNWVESSNVKT; from the coding sequence ATGAAAATTGCAGTCATAGGTAGCGGAATAGCAGGTCTCAGTGCTTGTTGGTATTTGGGAAAAGAGCACGAAGTCACATTAATCGAAAAACATTCTCTTATCGGAATGGACGCTCACGGAACCGATTTGGATTGGAACGGTAAATCGATTAGAATCGATGTTCCTTTTCGAGCTTTTAAAAAGAATTATTATCCATGCCTCTTAGATTTATTTAAGGAGGCGGACATCGCTGTTAGACCTGTAGACTATTCGTTTTCCTTAAACTACGGAGACGGGACTACGTATTTCGGATTCTCCACCTTTGCATTAGGAGGAAATTTTTTTCCGATACCTTACGTAGCCTGCTTCTCCAATTCCAAATCTCGGAGAATATTTTCCGATGCGATGAGATTTTACGAGGAATCGGGAACTCAATTAGAAACGTTGAATGAAGAACAGTTAACGATCTCCGAATTTTTGCATAAATTCCGGTATTCTCGAGATTTCGAAGACCAATATTTAATACCTATGTTCTCGACCATTAATACTTGCACTTCCGAAAGCGCCAAGAATTATCCTGCGGAAGCCGTGATTCGATATCATTCGAAAGGTCTAAAATTTTTACGATTTTTAACTGCGGAAAAAGGTACTCGAGATATCACGAATCGGTTGGCTTCACGAGCTTCTAAAATACTTTTAAATTCCGAACCGAAACAAATCATATTAAACGGAAATAAAGTGCGATTACTTTTCGATAACCATGAAGAGTATTTCGATCGAGTCGTGATTGCGGCTCCTGCGAATCAGGCGATTTCAATGCTTCCCGACGAACATTCAAGGGAGAAAGAATTGCTTTCTTCGTTTAAATACGAGTCCTCAGAAGTCGTAACGCATTCGGATCCTAAGTTCATGCCGAAACAAAAAAGGCATTGGGCGCCTATGTGCTTCGCTCTTTCCAAGGACGGTTCGAGAGCGACTGCGACGATTTTATTGAATAAGGTCTTGCCCGAAATGGGCGGCAAACCTGTTTTCCAAACTTGGAATCCCTTAATCGAACCTCAGCCCAATTCTATTTTAAGTCGTTCGAAATTCGAGCGGCCGGTCATCGATTTGGCTTCAAAGGAAATGATAAGAGAATTGAAAGCACTACAGGATATGCCCGGAAGAAAAGTATGGCTTTGCGGTTCTTACGCACGCTATGGAATTCCGCTATTGGAAGCCGGAGTTTCCACGGCCTTAGACGTAAAGAATTGGGTCGAATCGTCTAACGTAAAAACCTAA